TAAAAAGAGGGTGTTTATATTGCGTAAAGAAAAAATTGTAGCAACGAGTTTAATCTGCCTTAAATGTCAGTTTCTCTTTCCAATTTTTCGGAAGATGAATCGTCAAAAAGTGCGAGGCCATCGCAAGAATTTGTATTGTCCGAGGTGTAAAAGAGATAGAGTTTTTTTAGAATTGAAAGATTATGACAAAAAAATTGCATATTGGGACAACTTTTACAATAAATTAAGCACAGCGAATTAGTATCAGAAAGGAAAGTATTTATGGCGAATGATAATGTTATGAAGAAATATGAAGATTTAATTAAAAAGGTTAATAAACAAAAAGAACTGGTTGATAAACGAAAAGATAGCTATGACAAAGCTCAAGATAAGCTAGTGGAATTAGAAACCGAGTTAAAAGATTTTAAATATGAAGCACTTATGGAAAAGCTATCTGAAGAAACTGGTTTAGAAGATTTTGATGAAATCTTGGGTGCGATTGATCAATCTTCGGAAGATAGTATTTCTGCAGAGGAAGAAATTAATGATGAAACCGAAGAAGATTTAGATAGCGCTACAGATTTACCAAGTTTTAATTATTAAATTTACTGATAGTCGAAACAGAAGTCACAACGAAAGTTGTGGCTTTTTTTATTTACAGAGAAATAACTGGTGAGTGAGAGTAGCCGACTGGATAGGAAGGAGGGAAAGCACTATGTCAGGGATTTTTAATAATATCACGAATTTCATTCAAAACTTTGTGCAACAAATCCAAAATATCTCCCCTTGGGTAGGTCTGATTGTTGTTGCTGTTGCTGGGTTAATTTATACCTTTGGTGACCAAGAAGCGAGTGAAGCTGCTAAGCGCTATGGTAAGAAAGTGGTTATCGGTCTTTTCTGTGTATGGTTTGCATCTTTAATTATTAACACATTGATCGACCTTTTCGGAGCAGGCGTATCACCTTTAGGTTAATCAATCGATTAGCTATTATTAAAGGCTAGTGGGTTATCCGCTAGCTTTTAATTTATTAATTTGGAAAGAGGTGTCCATGTGAGTCTATTGAGTATATTTAAGAAAAAGAAACAAAGCAAAGATACGGAGGAAGAAGAAAAAGATCCCTTATATGGAATCGATGATGAGTTATCTGAACAAATTGAAGCAGCCGCTTCTGATGAGGATAATGATGAATACGGTTTAAATAACCTAGATGAAAACATAGATGATTCTTCTATGAATGAAGAAGAATATCAAGATATATATGCTTCTGATCCAGAAATGGAAGAAGTTGATAATCATCAAATCGATCAGTTAGAAAATATTGAACTTGATGATATACAGAAGGATTATGATAGTTATGATCAACCTACTATGGACGATTATGGCTACGATTTTACTACCTCTCTGGAATCGATTGAAGAAAATTTTGAGGAGGATGAGCCGGTTTTTAGCAGAAGCCTGCAACGGAAAGACTATGAACTGCCGTCTTCTGATGAATACGTTCAGCTAACTGATTATCAAACGATTGTTGATCTTTCTAAAGCAGAAAGTGATATTGAAAAAATTAAAACCTACTTTAAAGTAAACAATCATCCAGAACTAGACCAAGAAACTGCTGATGCATTAAAAGTAAAAGAACAACAAGGGGTTGATTTCTACTTAAACTCCCCTGAATTCCAACAGTTTATTAATAAATATAAGGATTCGATTAGTAATATTGAAGCAGAAGCAGTGGATCAACTCAAAAGTCGCTATGAAAATTCCTTAGCGATTGATTTCGAAGAAGATGCTAAAGAGAGTATCGTCGACTACTTAACTGAAATTGAAGAAAAACGTGATCAACAAATTGATGATTATCAAAATAAAGAAACTGAGCGTTATCATAAAAAGCTTGATGATAAGAAAAAACAACAAGACTTAGAATTGAAACAATTTCAGGCTAATCAAGAAGCAGAATATAATAACTATCAAACAGAACAAGAGAGTTTAAAGGATAGCAATATTCAATCCTTTACTGAGAGTGAAAATAATAAATACGAGTCACAAAAAGAAAGTGCTTTAGTTGAAGAAATTCAAAAACAAAAACGAGAAGAAGTTAAGAGTTTAGATTATGACAAACAACAAACATTAGATAGTTTGAAGACAAGACTAAATAACGAAAAATCTAAATTCTTAGAAGCTTTGGCCAAATACCAAGAAAACTTCAACAAGCTTCTTGAGAATAATCAATCAAAATGGCTACATGAGGTCACAACTAAAAAGCAAGCTGATGAACAAAAACGTCAAAATGACTATAAACAAGAAGAAATTCAGTTAATTAGAGATAAACTCAAATTGAGGGAAGCTGAATTGACGGCTAGTCAATCCGATGATGCTAAGGAGCTTGAAAAATTAAGAGAAGAAATTAAGGCTTTTAAAGAAGAACAGAGAAACTTACAAAATCAAAATAGTCAGCAAGTATCAAATGGTGTTTATCCTCAAGCTACAATGGGATATGATCCTTATTTAGCAAATTTTATGGATAAATTAGATCGAAAAGTCGATCATTTATCAGAAAAACAAAAAGAAGAGAGTCAGCCAAAGCAAACAAATAATTACTGGTTGCCAGCCATTTTAGCTGTCTTAGCGATTCTTTCTATTATTACAGCTTTTGCGACAACTTATATTGTTAAAGGGGATAGTAAAGCTGAAAATGCACAAGCAGCAGTTGAAACAGTACAACCAGCAAACACACCAGTAGATTCATCATCCCATGATAATAATCAAGAAGTTAGTAATCCCCAGCCTAACGAAAAAATAGATGATGAAGAAATAAAAAAGCTCTTTATGGAACTTCAAAAGGAACAAGATGTTAAAGAGCCTACTGAAAGTCAAAAAAGTTGATAAACCATTAGAAGAAAGAATCAAAGAAGCTGATGGTGTTGAAGATTATGACAAAATTGCTAATGATTTAAGAAACGAAGGAAATCTAAGTGATCTAAAAAAGTTTAATGAAAACCATGAAAGTAATTATGGGGAACTTGATCAAAAAATCTTAGAAAATGATATTTGGGCTATTTATAATATCTTGAAAGAAGCTCCAGCGGATTATATTAAGTATCTAGGTAAAGAAAGACGTTTTGCTCTGTCAATGTGTCTTTATAGAAATTACTTTTATAAGGTTAATGACGACACTTTAATCAAAGATAATGAATAACGATGAGAATCAAGTTTTGGCTTTTTGGCTTAGGACTTGGTTCTCTTTTATTTTTATAAGGGGGTATCTTATTTGAATAAATTTAAAGAGATAAGCCATATGCTTAGGGATAATTTAACTCAGCATATGGCTAATCCATGTAAAAAGAACTATTCGATTGCTGGTGAAGATTTACCTGAAGAAATGAAAGAGAAAACCTCTAGAAATAAATATCTAGTCGGATTTGTCTTAGGAATTTTATTAGTTTTAGTCATTAATTATTTTATTTCTTCGTTCTTTACATTTTTCCAAGAAGTCAATCGAATAAAAGAAGGTCAATTAGCTTTTAACTTTTTACAGATTAGCCAGGTTGATTTTTCTAGAGTTTTTTCACCACTCAATATATTGAGGCTCTATAGTTGGAAATTATTAATCCCCTATGGGTTTTTAGTGGCTTTGGTTTCAATGGTAGGAAAATCAAAACTAAACTTTGGATCCAAGGATCAGATTGCCTATGGTCAAAAAGGGGATTCACGTTTTACTACGATAAAAGAAATTAAAGAGCAATATAAAGAGATTCCAGATACGGCAAAAGATTATCCAGGTGGTAATTCCTTTAAAGGAATTGGTGGGATTCCAATTTCTCACTATAAGAGATCCTACTTTATCGATACAGATACAACAAATACATTAATTAATGGAGCATCAAGATCAGGTAAAGGGGAACTTTTGGTTACTCCTTTTATCGATATTCTTTCTCGAGCAGAGATTCAATGTTCTATGGTAAATAATGACCCGAAAGGTGAATTGTATGCTTCTTCCAAAGATACCCTAGAGGCTAGGGGATATGATGTACAGGTATTAAATATTCAAGATCCTATGCAGTCAATGTCATATAATCCTTTACAACTCGTTAAAGAAGCTTGGTTAGAAGGTAATCCTGAAGAAGCTTCTAAGCGAGCCAATTCTATCGCATTTACTCTATATAATGATCCGCAAGCAGGGGATAATGCTTTCTTTAATGAAACAGCTCAATCAGCAGTTACAGCGATTATCTTATCATTAGTTGAATATTGTGTAGATAATGGTTGTCCGGAGAAGATTACTATGGGAAATGTCAGTCACTTACTTAATGAGTTAGGAACAATTAACTGGAGTGCTGGCCCTGGTCAACCTGAGAAAAATGCGCTTGACGAATGGTTTAAAGCTTTACCCCAGGGACATGTTGCTAAAAAACGCTATGGTGCAACAAGTTTTGCGGGTTCAAAAACAAGAGGTTCTATTCTAGCAACGGCCAATAATGGGCTACAGCCCTTTGTCGATCCCCAATTTGTGAAAATGACCAGTCGTTCATCGATTGAATTGAAGCAAATTGGTTTTCCTAAATATTTAAGAGGTCAATTATCTGATAAATATGTAAATCAACGTCTGATCATAACATTTATTAAGCCCACCAAGCCTTTGACTGTCATTAAACAATATCGACAAAAAATTAAAGCTGGTGGGCATTTTAATCTTAACTTTGACGAGTTTGTTCGAGGTCCTGTAAATAAAGAAAAAGGGATTCAGGATGGAGATTTTCTTCATATTCGCTTACCTCATGCGAATGGTGATAAAGATGGTGAATTACTTTATAAAATCCATTTTGTTGAAGAAAGAGATCAGGATGGTAGAACAATAACTGAAAGGATTAATGGCAAAGAAGAAATTGTCTATAAAAGAAAAGTTCAATTAAGAAATATAGAGGTACAAAACCCAATCAATGGTTTAAGGCAATTACCAGAACTTTATTATTCGAATAAGCCAACAGCCGTCTTTATGATCATTCCTGATTATGATTCATCAAACCACGCTTTATCTTCTATTTTTGTTAAACAATTATATACCACATTAGCACAAACATGTGTAGAAACGGAGGGGAATAAGACTTTTAAACGAGTCCAATTCATTTTAGATGAATTTGGTAATATGCCACCTATTGATGATATGGATCAAGTCATGACTGTGTCATTAGGACGTAATATTTTATTTAACCTCTTTGTTCAGTCTTTTTCTCAATTGTCTAATAAGTATGGTGATAATATAACAAACACCATTAAAGATAACTGTCAAAACTGGATCTACATTATGTCCAAAAACAAAGATACCATTCAGGAGTTTGTGGATGCTGCTGGAAAGAAAACTAGTATTTCAATTAATACCAATGGTGAATCACCAATGAGTTTAGATAAAAATCTAGGGAAAAATAACGATGAAGATGACTTAATTACTTTAAGTCGTTTAACTCAATTGATCGAAGGTGAAACGCTTGTTATACGATCGTTACACCGCCAAGATCTCAAACGACAGAAAGTGAGACCTTTCCCAATTTTTAATACGAAAGAAACCACGATGCCTTATCGTTATCAATTTTTGTATGAATGGATTGATACTTCTAAATCTCTAAATGATATGGACATTCATTCGGACCATACTCATTTAACTTTAGAGGAGATTACCATTGATGCAACTGACTTTATTGTAGAAGAAAAAATTAGGAAGAAATATCAAAATGCAGATAAGAAACCGATCAATCCACATCATGATCCAGAAAAAGAAAAAGAGAAAACGATTATTAGAAATATAAATAATATAAAAAATTTGATTAAAGCATATGATGATGAAACGAATGATTGGTTAGTACGTGGTCTAAGTGAAAAGATCGATGAAATTATCAAGGAAAAAAATTATTCTAAAATTTTAGATTTAAATTTAGAGAATTTATATGAGCCTATCAATGGTATAGAAGGACACCTGAATATATTACGTCCATATTTAAAGGATGAGAGAAAGGAGAAAGTCATTTAATGAAAGAAAAAACGATTGGTTTTAAAGATCGATGGTTACAACGATTAAAAAATCCATATATTATCATGTTAATAATAGTAGCAATCATTGCGATTGTTAGTTTGACCTCGGCAACAGTTTTTGCTGAAGAAGGAGGATTAGGTACTGCTTTACAAGACTTAGCGGAACAGGGAGCAGATGCAGACCAAGGGGCCGTTAATAGTACTCCTTTAGTTCAGAACGCAGAGCTATTTCAATTAAGAACGATAATTCAAGATGCTTTAAGGTCTACACTATGGTGGATTATTGAGATGGCGTATTGGATGTCCAATGCCTTAGAAGGTTTATTGAAGCAAATGCAGACCTTCTTTGGCTTTGTTGAATATGTAGCGCAAAGTAATATTTATACTCAATTGATTAGTGGTGTATCGGTAGCTTTATTAGTGGCAACACTTTCTTATATTGGGATAAAAAATGTTTTAGGCGTTGAAATAAAATATGATAGTGTCGTTAAAAACATGGTGATTGTTGTTGTTCTAATTGTTGGAATGCCTTCTTTAATGGCATGGATGAATGAAGGGGCAGGATACATATGGGATGCTATGATGCAGGGAGAAGATCAAAAGGTTGAAAGTTTATCGACCTCTGTTATTCAGGAGAATACCTATGATCTTTATATTCCTTTGAGTGGCAAAATGTCTTTTGATTCCTTACAACATGCAGATCCACCAAGTGGCTTAAATTCTAAAGAAGCGATTAATTTAGTAAATATCAATGAATACTATGGTGTTGAAGAAGGAGATATTCCAGAAGCTTTTACGGATAGCGAAAGTGATAACTGGGAAGTTCTACAATATAGTATCGTTAACGAACCTGTAGAAGATGGTGGTGGTTTTGGTAATAAACCAGTTATTCAAAAAATTGAGAAGTCAGGAAATTGGTTTACTAACTTCTTCATAGGAGACACGCTTCAGACAGGTTATTACCGCTATTCCTTTAATTCGATATATATTATTGCAACATTACTAGGTCTTATTATTGGTTTCTTTACTTGTCTCTTAACCCTAGCAAGGACTTATCTAGAAATGGGGATGCAGTTAATTGCAGGTGTTCCCTTAATGGCAACTGACCTAGAGACAGGTCAAAAAGTGAAACATATGATGCAAACGATCATCAATGGCTTTTTAACAATTGCTTTTACAAGTCTGTCCTTCCAACTGTTTAATCTAAGTATGGTATGGATGTCAGAAAACCTTGAAAATCCGATGATTAAACTGATTGGCTTAGTGGCTGCGGTCATGTTGCTTGCTCAAGGTTCAAAAACTATTCTTTCTTGGTATGGTGTCGATCTTGGAATGCAAGAAGGGTTCTCGATGTCCAAATTACTTGGTCTTAAAATGGCAAGTAGTGCAGGACGAGCACTATTTTCTAGAAATAGTGATAAAAATAATGAATTTGATTCAGAAAGTGCCTCAGAAAATAATAAAGACAGCGAAAGCTTAACTGAAAGTAATAATGAGGAAGCAAAAGAAGACTACCGTGAAGATCTGGGCGATTACCTCAATTCTGCTTCTAGGAATTTTGGTTATATGAAAAATCGTGGCCTATCCGGAATGGTTTCTGACGGCATGAATTTTGTTACTCAAGGTGGAAAAGATTTCATTGATGATGTTGGGGAACAACTTCAAGGTAAAGTTAGCGATGTTAAGGAAAAGGCAAGTGATATATCCCAAGGAGTAAAAGATAATTATACCGATGGAAAAACCACGGCCGAACAAAATAGAGAATCCATGGATAATCAACGAAGAGAAAAAGCTAGTCAAGACATTCGTTCAATGGGCGATCATCTAGCAGAAAGATCTACCGATGATAATTTAAGAAATATTCAAGATGGGTTAAATAAATATCAAGGCAGACCTCTCACTCAATCACAAATGGATTCACTCATGCAGGATTTACAACCAGCACGTCAAATGCCTAAACAAGAAGCAGATGATCATATTCGTCAAACATTGAATAAGGCTTCTGACGATATTATGAAACCAACAGATATTGATCAGTATGGTCAACAAGAATTGAACCAAATTATGTCAAATCTGAATGATACCCCAGCCAATACCACTCAGGAATTGAGACAGAATCTTGATCGAGCGCTTGAAAATAGCAATCTTTCTGATGATAAAATTCAACGAATTCGCCAAGAGGTTGATAAGGCTGATATTAATAATCCAGAAGACTTACGCCAACGCATTAATCAAATTCTAGGTGGAGAGAATCCAGAAAGACAAGAACTAAATCAACTGCTTTCAACTATGCAAACTAGTCAACGTCCTAACGCTGATGAATTTAGACAGTCTTTAAACCACGCTTTAGATCAAAGCAATATGTCTAATGATACGGTACAAAGAATTCGTCAAGAAGTTGATCGAGCTAATATCACCGATCCAGAGGACTTACGTCAACGTATTAATCAAATTCTAAGTGCTGATAATCCAGATAGACAAGCAATCAATCAAATGCTATCGACTATGGACACTAACCAACAATCAGCAGGAGAATTCAGACAAAATCTAGATCGTGCATTAGAACAAAGCAATCTATCGAACGATACGGTACAAAGAATTCGTCAAGAAGTTGACCGCTCTCAAATTAGTAATCCAGAAGATCTTCGTCAAAGAATCAATCAAATTGCCAATGAATCGGCAAATATCACTAAAGAAGATAGAGAAGCGATTGAACGAGTCCGTCAACAATTTGAACATGCAGATCTTGGTCAAATGAGTGATATTAATCAAAATATTCGTCAACGGTTAGTTAACGAAGGGGTTTCCCCTCATGGCGTTCAAATGATTGACCAACGCTTAAATCGTATGAATCAAAGCGATCTTCAAAGACAACGTCAAGAGGTTGAACAAGTCTTACGGCAAAATCTCAGTCAGTCTCAACCTCAACAAAGCATTAGAACAAATGCTCAAGGACAAGCTGAGATTAGACAAGTATTAAAACAAGCAGACTTTAGCCAACCAGAAAAAGCCACTCAACAAGTGATCCGTCAGGTTCAAAATGGCGAGCTATCTCAAATAGGGGATGCACGCCAAAATGTTGTACAAGAGTTACAAAAAGCTAGTCAGATGTATCCCAAACAAGCCCAAAGTTATACTCAAGACGTCTTAACAAGAGCTAGTCAAGGAAACATGACTCAACAAGCGATGAAACAATCACTTGGACAAATTAAATCAGACGTGGCTCCTTTAAGAAGTGTCGATTCTTCCATTGGTCAATCGGTTAGCCAAGCCTCTAGACAGCTTTATCGTGTTCAAGGGGATACTATGGCTGATAAGACATCTTCCTTGGCTCAAGGCGTTTACCGCTCAGCAAGTTCACCAGATATGGTGGCCAAGAATACGGGTAAAATCTTATCGCAATCAGGTACTAACTTATCAGGTGATTTACAACAAGAAATTACTCAGAAAGTTAGAACGATACGAGAAGAAGCTACTGCAAATAACACTTCAGATGCAGTCGTCAAACAACGAGTACAGCAAGAAGTTAACCCCATGTTATCTTCAGGCGGTTTGTCTAATAGCCAAGTACAGAACCTGTCACAACATGTGGCCAATGCTTCTGTTGGACATACTAAAGGTACTGAACATTTTGCAGATTCAGTTCATCGTTCATCCATTGCAAACCCTGGTCAATTTAGACGAAATGCGGTTAAAAACGCAGGTGGCAAGGTCTCTGAAGTGGTTCAAAAAGATATTGAGAACTTCGCTAAACAAGCGCATTCTCAAAACCTAAGTCAAACTGAAACACAAAAATATATTAGAAATAAAATTCAACAAAAAGATTATGGTGCAAATAGTGCAGCTGTTGAATCTCAACAACGTATCTTGAATGTGGTTGATGAAAGCTTACAAGCCACTAAACCACAAGTTCAAGCCAACCTAAGAAAATTAGGGAAGCTTGAAGAACAATTCTATAATGAAGACGAATAACAGAAAAGCGATCCTAGCGGTCGCTTTTTTGTTTTATTGAAAGGAAGAA
This genomic stretch from Aerococcus mictus harbors:
- a CDS encoding TrbC/VirB2 family protein, with protein sequence MSGIFNNITNFIQNFVQQIQNISPWVGLIVVAVAGLIYTFGDQEASEAAKRYGKKVVIGLFCVWFASLIINTLIDLFGAGVSPLG
- a CDS encoding VirD4-like conjugal transfer protein, CD1115 family, with the protein product MNKFKEISHMLRDNLTQHMANPCKKNYSIAGEDLPEEMKEKTSRNKYLVGFVLGILLVLVINYFISSFFTFFQEVNRIKEGQLAFNFLQISQVDFSRVFSPLNILRLYSWKLLIPYGFLVALVSMVGKSKLNFGSKDQIAYGQKGDSRFTTIKEIKEQYKEIPDTAKDYPGGNSFKGIGGIPISHYKRSYFIDTDTTNTLINGASRSGKGELLVTPFIDILSRAEIQCSMVNNDPKGELYASSKDTLEARGYDVQVLNIQDPMQSMSYNPLQLVKEAWLEGNPEEASKRANSIAFTLYNDPQAGDNAFFNETAQSAVTAIILSLVEYCVDNGCPEKITMGNVSHLLNELGTINWSAGPGQPEKNALDEWFKALPQGHVAKKRYGATSFAGSKTRGSILATANNGLQPFVDPQFVKMTSRSSIELKQIGFPKYLRGQLSDKYVNQRLIITFIKPTKPLTVIKQYRQKIKAGGHFNLNFDEFVRGPVNKEKGIQDGDFLHIRLPHANGDKDGELLYKIHFVEERDQDGRTITERINGKEEIVYKRKVQLRNIEVQNPINGLRQLPELYYSNKPTAVFMIIPDYDSSNHALSSIFVKQLYTTLAQTCVETEGNKTFKRVQFILDEFGNMPPIDDMDQVMTVSLGRNILFNLFVQSFSQLSNKYGDNITNTIKDNCQNWIYIMSKNKDTIQEFVDAAGKKTSISINTNGESPMSLDKNLGKNNDEDDLITLSRLTQLIEGETLVIRSLHRQDLKRQKVRPFPIFNTKETTMPYRYQFLYEWIDTSKSLNDMDIHSDHTHLTLEEITIDATDFIVEEKIRKKYQNADKKPINPHHDPEKEKEKTIIRNINNIKNLIKAYDDETNDWLVRGLSEKIDEIIKEKNYSKILDLNLENLYEPINGIEGHLNILRPYLKDERKEKVI
- a CDS encoding pLS20_p028 family conjugation system transmembrane protein — protein: MLIIVAIIAIVSLTSATVFAEEGGLGTALQDLAEQGADADQGAVNSTPLVQNAELFQLRTIIQDALRSTLWWIIEMAYWMSNALEGLLKQMQTFFGFVEYVAQSNIYTQLISGVSVALLVATLSYIGIKNVLGVEIKYDSVVKNMVIVVVLIVGMPSLMAWMNEGAGYIWDAMMQGEDQKVESLSTSVIQENTYDLYIPLSGKMSFDSLQHADPPSGLNSKEAINLVNINEYYGVEEGDIPEAFTDSESDNWEVLQYSIVNEPVEDGGGFGNKPVIQKIEKSGNWFTNFFIGDTLQTGYYRYSFNSIYIIATLLGLIIGFFTCLLTLARTYLEMGMQLIAGVPLMATDLETGQKVKHMMQTIINGFLTIAFTSLSFQLFNLSMVWMSENLENPMIKLIGLVAAVMLLAQGSKTILSWYGVDLGMQEGFSMSKLLGLKMASSAGRALFSRNSDKNNEFDSESASENNKDSESLTESNNEEAKEDYREDLGDYLNSASRNFGYMKNRGLSGMVSDGMNFVTQGGKDFIDDVGEQLQGKVSDVKEKASDISQGVKDNYTDGKTTAEQNRESMDNQRREKASQDIRSMGDHLAERSTDDNLRNIQDGLNKYQGRPLTQSQMDSLMQDLQPARQMPKQEADDHIRQTLNKASDDIMKPTDIDQYGQQELNQIMSNLNDTPANTTQELRQNLDRALENSNLSDDKIQRIRQEVDKADINNPEDLRQRINQILGGENPERQELNQLLSTMQTSQRPNADEFRQSLNHALDQSNMSNDTVQRIRQEVDRANITDPEDLRQRINQILSADNPDRQAINQMLSTMDTNQQSAGEFRQNLDRALEQSNLSNDTVQRIRQEVDRSQISNPEDLRQRINQIANESANITKEDREAIERVRQQFEHADLGQMSDINQNIRQRLVNEGVSPHGVQMIDQRLNRMNQSDLQRQRQEVEQVLRQNLSQSQPQQSIRTNAQGQAEIRQVLKQADFSQPEKATQQVIRQVQNGELSQIGDARQNVVQELQKASQMYPKQAQSYTQDVLTRASQGNMTQQAMKQSLGQIKSDVAPLRSVDSSIGQSVSQASRQLYRVQGDTMADKTSSLAQGVYRSASSPDMVAKNTGKILSQSGTNLSGDLQQEITQKVRTIREEATANNTSDAVVKQRVQQEVNPMLSSGGLSNSQVQNLSQHVANASVGHTKGTEHFADSVHRSSIANPGQFRRNAVKNAGGKVSEVVQKDIENFAKQAHSQNLSQTETQKYIRNKIQQKDYGANSAAVESQQRILNVVDESLQATKPQVQANLRKLGKLEEQFYNEDE